A window from Bufo bufo chromosome 1, aBufBuf1.1, whole genome shotgun sequence encodes these proteins:
- the DUSP6 gene encoding dual specificity protein phosphatase 6, whose translation MIDKLRPVHPTSDMAVSKSVAWLNEQLELANERLLLMDCRPQELYESSHIEAAINVAIPGIMLRRLKKGNLPIRSLFTRGEDRDTFAGRCGSDTVILYDESSSEWNENTGGETVLGLLMKRLKDEGCRAFYLEGGFNKFQAEFPVHCETNLDSSCSSSSPPVLGLGGLRISSDSSSDIESDIDRDPNSATDSDGSPLSNTQPSFPVEILPYLYLGCAKDSTNLDVLEEFGIKYILNVTPNLPNLFENAGEFRYKQIPISDHWSQNLSQFFPEAISFIDEARGKSCGVLVHCLAGISRSVTVTVAYLMQKLNLSMNDAYDIVKMKKSNISPNFNFMGQLLDFERTLGLSSPCDNRVPPQQLYFTSPANQNVFKVDSMQST comes from the exons ATGATAGACAAGCTCAGACCCGTGCACCCCACGTCAGACATGGCGGTCAGCAAGTCGGTGGCCTGGCTGAACGAGCAGCTGGAGCTGGCCAACGAGCGCCTCCTGCTCATGGACTGCCGGCCGCAGGAGCTCTACGAGTCGTCCCACATCGAGGCGGCCATCAACGTCGCCATCCCGGGCATCATGCTGCGCCGGCTGAAGAAGGGCAACCTGCCCATCCGCTCGCTCTTTACCCGCGGCGAGGACCGCGACACCTTCGCCGGCAGATGCGGCTCGGACACCGTCATCCTGTACGACGAGAGCAGCAGCGAGTGGAACGAGAACACGGGCGGAGAGACGGTGCTGGGGCTGCTGATGAAGAGGCTGAAGGACGAGGGCTGCAGGGCGTTCTACCTGGAAG gtggtttcAACAAGTTCCAGGCCGAATTCCCTGTGCATTGTGAAACAAATCTGGATAGTTCTTGTAGCAGCAGCTCTCCTCCAGTCTTAGGTTTGGGAGGCCTCCGCATCAGCTCAGATTCTTCATCCGATATCGAATCCGATATTGACCGGGACCCTAACAGTGCTACAGATTCTGATGGCAGCCCCCTTTCTAATACACAGCCTTCATTCCCAGTTGAAATCCTGCCCTACTTGTACCTCGGATGTGCCAAGGATTCCACCAACCTGGATGTTTTAGAAGAATTTGGCATCAAGTACATCTTGAATGTGACCCCGAATTTGCCTAATCTCTTTGAAAATGCTGGCGAGTTCAGGTACAAGCAGATTCCCATATCGGACCACTGGAGCCAAAACCTTTCGCAGTTTTTCCCTGAAGCAATCTCCTTTATTG atgaagcacgaggaaaaagCTGTGGTGTTCTAGTCCACTGCCTGGCTGGCATCAGTCgctcagtcacagtgacagtggcctacCTTATGCAAAAGCTGAACCTTTCCATGAATGACGCCTACGACATAGTCAAGATGAAGAAATCCAACATCTCTCCCAACTTTAACTTCATGGGCCAGCTACTGGATTTTGAAAGGACATTAGGTCTTAGTAGTCCTTGTGACAATAGAGTCCCTCCTCAACAATTATACTTCACAAGTCCAGCCAATCAAAATGTCTTTAAAGTAGATTCTATGCAATCCACGTGA